One part of the Desulfonema ishimotonii genome encodes these proteins:
- a CDS encoding GNAT family N-acetyltransferase → MEELSEIRNRIATPDEILKKITPGMNIFIGTGVAEPRTLVKHLMKSGAENLRDLELSQLVSLGDAIAVNELHHRKYRLKTFFSGWESDEAITEGLADLIPSRYYEIPRVIESRRIPIDAAFVQITPPDDAGYCSLGLSIDVARQAMEQASLVVGEINRLIPRTYGDTLAHISDFDLFTEAADPPIYFDRWPVDEIYDQIGANVAGVIEDGSCIAFSIGPLFEALSRHLVHKRHLGIHTPFFFDNLMELVKSGAVTNRYKDIYRGKSLTAYAIGTPALYKWLDKNPLVEFQGIDKVFNPMKIALNPRFVAVLPARKVDLSGRIALHTGKGNVGTGPGEVLDFFYGALFSRGGRTIFALPSRNREGKSNILTSVKNFPNQFGMWDAVHMLATEYGVISLKGRTVRERAQALIDIAHPDDRAELVGLAKERHILYPDQIFLPETGHLYPAEIAVGETFRNGLAVRFRAIRPSDEEEMRRLFYRFSEQAVYYRYFTQYRTMPHCRIQEYVNADYRRVLSVVGLIGEPGQGRIIAEGRFVRAQDSTYAEIACTVDDAYQRMGIGTFLYKLLIRLAKERGISGFTGEVLMQNRGIMKVLEKGDVPVRAELKHGIYHLTIPFGDADAGA, encoded by the coding sequence ATGGAGGAACTGTCTGAAATTCGAAACCGAATTGCCACGCCGGACGAAATTCTGAAAAAAATCACTCCCGGCATGAACATCTTCATCGGAACGGGTGTGGCCGAGCCGCGCACCCTGGTAAAGCACCTGATGAAATCCGGGGCTGAAAATCTCCGGGATCTCGAACTTTCCCAACTGGTCAGCCTTGGCGATGCCATTGCCGTTAATGAGCTTCACCACCGGAAATACCGGCTCAAAACCTTCTTCTCCGGATGGGAATCCGATGAGGCCATCACAGAGGGGCTGGCCGATCTAATTCCGAGCCGGTATTATGAAATTCCCCGGGTCATTGAATCCCGCCGGATTCCCATTGATGCGGCCTTTGTCCAGATCACGCCGCCGGACGACGCAGGCTATTGCAGCCTGGGCCTGTCCATAGATGTGGCCCGGCAGGCAATGGAACAGGCGTCGCTGGTCGTCGGGGAAATCAACCGCCTGATCCCGCGCACATACGGCGATACACTGGCCCACATATCGGACTTTGACCTGTTCACAGAGGCGGCAGATCCGCCCATTTACTTTGACCGCTGGCCGGTGGATGAGATCTACGATCAGATCGGTGCCAACGTCGCCGGGGTTATCGAGGACGGGAGCTGTATCGCCTTTTCCATCGGCCCGCTCTTCGAGGCCCTGAGCCGCCATCTGGTGCATAAGCGCCACCTGGGAATCCACACCCCCTTTTTTTTCGACAATCTCATGGAACTCGTCAAAAGCGGCGCGGTGACAAACCGCTACAAGGATATCTACCGGGGCAAATCCCTGACCGCCTACGCCATCGGCACACCTGCGCTGTACAAATGGCTCGACAAAAATCCCCTGGTGGAGTTTCAGGGCATCGACAAGGTTTTCAACCCCATGAAAATCGCCCTCAACCCCCGCTTTGTCGCGGTGCTGCCAGCCCGGAAGGTGGATCTGTCGGGCCGCATTGCCCTGCACACCGGAAAGGGCAATGTCGGGACCGGACCCGGGGAGGTGCTTGATTTTTTTTACGGCGCGCTGTTCTCCCGGGGCGGGCGGACCATCTTTGCGCTTCCCAGCCGGAACCGGGAAGGGAAATCCAACATTCTGACTTCCGTAAAAAATTTCCCCAACCAGTTCGGCATGTGGGACGCGGTCCACATGCTGGCGACCGAATACGGGGTGATCAGCCTGAAGGGGCGGACCGTCCGGGAACGCGCCCAGGCCCTTATTGACATTGCCCACCCCGATGACCGCGCCGAACTGGTCGGGCTGGCCAAGGAGCGGCACATCCTCTACCCGGACCAGATTTTCCTGCCCGAGACAGGCCATCTGTACCCGGCGGAGATTGCGGTCGGAGAGACCTTCAGAAACGGGCTGGCTGTCCGGTTCCGGGCCATCAGACCTTCGGATGAGGAGGAAATGCGCCGTCTTTTCTACCGGTTTTCGGAACAGGCGGTTTACTACCGCTATTTTACCCAGTACAGGACCATGCCCCACTGCCGGATACAGGAATACGTCAATGCGGACTATCGGCGCGTCCTTTCCGTTGTGGGCCTTATCGGGGAGCCGGGCCAGGGGCGTATTATCGCGGAAGGGCGGTTTGTCCGGGCACAGGACAGCACTTATGCGGAAATTGCCTGTACGGTGGATGATGCGTATCAGCGGATGGGGATCGGGACGTTTCTGTACAAATTGCTCATCCGGCTGGCAAAGGAGCGGGGAATCAGCGGCTTTACCGGTGAGGTGCTTATGCAGAACCGGGGCATTATGAAGGTTCTGGAAAAAGGTGACGTGCCGGTCAGAGCCGAGCTGAAACACGGGATATATCATCTGACCATACCCTTTGGCGACGCTGATGCGGGGGCGTGA
- a CDS encoding HD domain-containing protein, translated as MNSRHLDRMKAWFSTYVARFYTGDPEYNRAIEMKEIHTGNVCRNIVQIAEALGLSDAETVLAETAALFHDLGRFRQYAVYGTFRDAESENHARLSIREMALNRVPAGWPLTERRRIVRAIAFHNAACLPDSEDDGTLRLMRMLRDADKLDIWRVFSDYYENRGKTPFTALEIGLADRPECSPAVLESLRQGHPVRLSDMETLNDMKLLQLSWVFDLNFSASFRLAAAKRYTERIGATLPASGEIAKALEPVRAHFDAALRGSADGRIIHKVCA; from the coding sequence TATGTGGCACGATTTTACACCGGCGACCCGGAATATAACCGCGCCATTGAGATGAAAGAGATTCATACGGGGAATGTCTGTCGGAATATCGTTCAGATTGCCGAAGCCCTGGGGCTTTCGGATGCGGAAACGGTGCTGGCCGAGACCGCCGCGCTTTTTCATGATCTGGGCCGGTTTCGGCAATATGCGGTTTACGGCACCTTCAGGGACGCGGAATCTGAAAACCACGCCCGTCTCAGTATCCGGGAAATGGCCCTGAACAGGGTTCCTGCCGGGTGGCCGCTGACCGAGCGACGGCGTATCGTGCGGGCCATCGCCTTTCATAACGCGGCCTGCCTGCCCGACAGCGAGGATGACGGAACCCTGCGCCTCATGCGGATGCTCCGGGATGCGGACAAGCTCGACATCTGGCGGGTCTTTTCCGACTATTATGAAAACCGGGGAAAAACGCCCTTTACCGCCCTGGAGATCGGGCTTGCAGACAGGCCGGAATGCTCACCTGCCGTCCTTGAGTCCCTGCGACAGGGCCACCCTGTCCGTCTCAGCGACATGGAAACCCTTAACGACATGAAGCTGCTTCAGCTCAGCTGGGTGTTTGATCTCAATTTCAGCGCATCTTTCCGGCTGGCCGCAGCGAAGCGATATACGGAGCGGATCGGGGCGACCCTGCCCGCGTCCGGGGAGATCGCCAAAGCCCTTGAACCCGTCCGCGCCCACTTTGACGCCGCCCTCCGGGGAAGCGCAGATGGCCGGATTATTCACAAAGTCTGCGCCTGA
- a CDS encoding class I adenylate-forming enzyme family protein, producing the protein MIITEILSRNARVYGKETALIERDPARLNRREITWEEFDRQANAVANALIRRGVRKGDKVVHLMTNCIEWLPVYFGILRTGAWAVPLNFRFLSPAIARCTRISEARAIIFGEEFIERLAEAREQLDATVSAYIFVGDEEKQPAWAEAYDEVVKTASEDEPGVAISLCDSAALYFTSGTTGKPKAVHITHRNLEFACYVENRHHNQTHGDNFLCIPPLYHAGAKMHWFGSFIVGAKSVILKGTRPRWILEAVSEEKVTVVWLLVPWAHDILIALENGDLTLNNYKLDQWRFMHIGAQPVPPSLIRKWKQTFPHHDYDTNYGLTEATGPGCVHLGIDNIQKVGAIGVPGFDWECRIVNSDMKPVPPGGSGELLVKGPGVMKEYYKNPEATAETLKDGWLCTGDIARVDGEGFLWLVDRKKDVIITGGENIFPVEVEDFLMNHDSIQDVGVIGVPDERLGELVAAVIRVKPNHQLSEEEVREFCEGLARYKRPRRIFFDDVPRNPTGKIEKPRLRKRYRDLG; encoded by the coding sequence ATGATAATTACGGAAATTTTAAGTCGGAACGCAAGAGTTTACGGAAAAGAAACCGCTCTCATTGAAAGAGATCCGGCCAGGCTCAACCGCCGGGAAATCACATGGGAGGAATTCGACCGCCAGGCCAATGCGGTCGCCAACGCCCTGATCAGACGCGGGGTGCGAAAAGGCGACAAAGTGGTCCACCTGATGACCAACTGCATTGAATGGCTGCCGGTCTATTTCGGTATTCTGCGCACGGGGGCGTGGGCCGTGCCGCTCAATTTCAGATTTCTCTCCCCGGCCATCGCCCGCTGCACCCGCATATCCGAAGCCAGGGCCATCATTTTCGGCGAGGAATTTATCGAACGCCTGGCCGAGGCCAGGGAGCAGCTTGATGCCACCGTCTCCGCCTACATCTTTGTGGGGGATGAGGAGAAGCAGCCCGCCTGGGCGGAGGCCTATGACGAGGTGGTGAAAACCGCTTCGGAAGATGAACCGGGCGTGGCCATCAGCCTCTGTGACAGCGCGGCCCTTTACTTCACATCGGGCACCACGGGAAAACCCAAGGCCGTTCACATCACCCATCGGAACCTCGAATTTGCCTGCTATGTCGAAAACCGCCACCACAACCAGACCCACGGGGACAATTTTCTCTGCATCCCCCCGCTCTATCACGCCGGGGCCAAGATGCACTGGTTCGGCAGCTTCATTGTCGGGGCCAAGTCCGTCATTCTCAAAGGCACCCGGCCCCGGTGGATTCTGGAGGCGGTCTCCGAGGAAAAGGTCACGGTGGTCTGGCTGCTGGTGCCCTGGGCCCATGACATCCTCATTGCCCTTGAAAACGGCGATCTGACGCTGAACAATTACAAACTGGACCAGTGGCGCTTTATGCACATCGGTGCCCAGCCGGTGCCGCCCAGCCTGATCCGCAAGTGGAAACAGACCTTTCCCCATCACGACTACGACACCAATTACGGTCTGACCGAGGCGACCGGCCCGGGGTGTGTCCACCTGGGCATTGACAATATCCAGAAGGTCGGGGCCATCGGCGTGCCGGGCTTTGACTGGGAGTGCAGAATCGTCAACAGCGACATGAAACCCGTGCCCCCGGGCGGGTCGGGAGAACTGCTGGTCAAAGGCCCCGGGGTGATGAAGGAATATTACAAAAACCCCGAAGCCACGGCTGAGACCCTGAAGGACGGGTGGCTTTGTACCGGCGATATCGCCCGCGTGGACGGGGAGGGGTTTCTCTGGCTGGTGGACCGGAAAAAGGACGTGATTATTACGGGCGGCGAGAATATCTTCCCGGTGGAGGTGGAGGATTTTCTGATGAATCACGACAGCATTCAGGATGTGGGGGTGATCGGTGTCCCGGATGAGCGGCTGGGAGAGCTTGTCGCTGCCGTGATCAGGGTCAAGCCGAACCATCAGCTCTCCGAGGAAGAGGTCAGGGAGTTCTGTGAGGGATTGGCCCGGTACAAACGGCCCCGGCGGATCTTTTTCGACGACGTGCCCCGGAACCCCACCGGCAAAATTGAAAAGCCCAGGCTGAGAAAACGCTACAGGGATCTGGGATAA